From the Fictibacillus halophilus genome, the window TTTCAGAAGCGACCACATACGCATCACCAAGCATACCGAGTGACAATGGACGCAATCCGTTCGGATCGAGCGCTACCATCATCTCGTTTTCTGTCATGACTAAGAACGCGTATGCGCCTTTTAGCATCGTTAAAGCGTTCTGTACTTTTTCTTTTAGTGTAAAATAACCGCTGCGCTTGATCAGATGAGCAAGTACTTCCGTATCTGAAGTTGTTTGAAAGATGCTTCCTTGCGATTCCAGCTGATGCTTTAGCGCGTTGGCATTTACGAGATTCCCGTTATGAGCAAGAGCAAGTGAACTCGTTTGCGAACGGAACAAGAGTGGCTGAACATTGGCAAGCTCATTGCCGCCTGCAGTGGAATACCGGACATGGCCGATTGCACCATGTCCGATCAATCCTTCTAGTTCACCTTTGCTGAACACATCGTTTACTAAGCCGCTTCCTTTATGAATGCGTAACCGTTCACCATCCGTTACAACGATTCCTGCTCCTTCTTGTCCGCGGTGCTGCAGGCTGTGCAGCCCGTAATATGTTAGTTGCGCAGCATCGGGGTGACCCCAGATCCCGAACACACCACATTCTTCGTTTAAGCCTTTGATGTCAGCAAGCATGGAATAGCTCCTTTCCAGGCGTCTTGCATCTCCTGCAGCGTGCAGGATAACAACTCTTCACCCTGCTCATTATCGATCGCTAGACCGCTCTCAGAACGAACAAAACCTATGATTTTTGCGTCTTTTACAAGCTGTTGGAACTCATCTTGATGTTCAGGTTTTACTGTGACTAAGAAACGGGATTGAGATTCTCCGAAAAGACTTCCGATCGGCTCATCTGTTAACGTAACGCTCGCTCCTACTTTACCGTCCATCACAGACTCAGCAAGTGCGACAGATAGTCCGCCTTCTGCAACGTCATGCGCAGATTGAATCAATCCTTTATGAATCGCCGCTAAAAGATCGCGCTGTCTTGTTTCTTCCACTTCTAGATCGATGTGAGGCGCTTTACCAAAGATGCGTCCTTCTTTCATCTTCTGAAGCTCACTTCCGCCAAACTCAGCTTTGCTCTCACCGATTAGAAAGATGATGTCACCCGCTTCTTTAAAGTCTTGCGTCACGATGTGCTTCGTATCTTCAATAAGCCCGACCATACCGATGACTGGTGTCGGGTAAACCGCTACACCGTTCGTTTCGTTATACAGAGATACGTTACCGCCGATGACTGGCGTTGCGAGCTTGTTGCATGCCGCACTCATACCGTCAGCTGATTTCTCTAACTGCCAAAAGATCTCTGGCTTTTCAGGATTTCCGAAGTTTAAGCAATCTGTTACCGCAAGCGGCTGCGCTCCTGAACATACAAGATTACGAGCTGCTTCGGCAACAGCGATCATGCCGCCCACTTCTGGGTCGAGATACAGATAGCGAGAATTACAGTCTGTTGTCATCGCTAGCGCTTTTTTCGTTCCTCTTATTCTTACAACTGCTGCATCCGATCCAGGTGCTACAACCGTGTTCGTACGTACCATATAATCATATTGGTTATAAACCCACTCTTTACTCGCAATCGTAGGCTGCTTCAAAAGAGATAGCAACGTAGATTTGAAGCTAGTAATCTCTGGGAAGTAGTCTTCTTGCGCTTGGAACTCACCATAATAAGCAGGTTCTTTTGATGGCTTATGATAAACCGGAGCATCTTCTGCAAGAGCATCTACCGGTACATCTGCCACGATCTCACCTCTGTGAGTAAGACGCAGTACTTGCTCTTCGATAACCGTTCCAACCGTTACACAATCAAGATCCCATTTTGCAAAGATCTTTTCTACTTCATGCTCACGACCTTTTTCAACAACTAACAGCATGCGCTCTTGAGATTCTGAAAGCATCATCTCGTATGCCGTCATTCCTGTTTCACGCTGTGGAATAAGA encodes:
- the purL gene encoding phosphoribosylformylglycinamidine synthase subunit PurL, whose protein sequence is MSLQHEPTSSQIKEQKLYREMGLSDSEFELVEKIIGRSPNWTETGLFSVMWSEHCSYKNSKPVLSKFPTKGERVLQGPGEGAGIVDIGDGQAVVFKIESHNHPSAIEPYQGAATGVGGIIRDVFSMGARPIAMLNSLRFGELESPRVKYLFEQVVAGIAGYGNCIGIPTVGGEVQFDPSYEGNPLVNAMCVGLIDHKDIKKGQAKGAGNSVMYVGAKTGRDGIHGATFASEELSEASEEKRPAVQVGDPFMEKLVMEACLELIHNCDALVGIQDMGAAGLTSSSAEMASKAGMGIEMNLDLIPQRETGMTAYEMMLSESQERMLLVVEKGREHEVEKIFAKWDLDCVTVGTVIEEQVLRLTHRGEIVADVPVDALAEDAPVYHKPSKEPAYYGEFQAQEDYFPEITSFKSTLLSLLKQPTIASKEWVYNQYDYMVRTNTVVAPGSDAAVVRIRGTKKALAMTTDCNSRYLYLDPEVGGMIAVAEAARNLVCSGAQPLAVTDCLNFGNPEKPEIFWQLEKSADGMSAACNKLATPVIGGNVSLYNETNGVAVYPTPVIGMVGLIEDTKHIVTQDFKEAGDIIFLIGESKAEFGGSELQKMKEGRIFGKAPHIDLEVEETRQRDLLAAIHKGLIQSAHDVAEGGLSVALAESVMDGKVGASVTLTDEPIGSLFGESQSRFLVTVKPEHQDEFQQLVKDAKIIGFVRSESGLAIDNEQGEELLSCTLQEMQDAWKGAIPCLLTSKA